The following proteins are co-located in the Nocardia bhagyanarayanae genome:
- a CDS encoding MlaE family ABC transporter permease, with the protein MRKMFRRPFQWREFIEQSWFIASVSILPSALVAIPFGAVVALQTGSLIKQLGAESFTGATSVLATVQQAAPVVTALIIAGAAGSAVAADLGARTIREEIDAMEVLGVDPVARLVVPRVLGMTLVAVLLNGLVSVVGIAGGYFFNVLLQGGTPGAYLSSFSALAQLPDLWIGEIKAAIFGLLAGVIAAYKGLHPKGGPKGVGDAVNQSVVITFLVLFFVNLVLTLVYLQVVPAKGS; encoded by the coding sequence ATGCGCAAGATGTTCCGCCGCCCGTTCCAGTGGCGCGAGTTCATCGAGCAGTCGTGGTTCATCGCCAGCGTCTCGATCTTGCCGAGCGCGCTGGTGGCCATCCCGTTCGGCGCGGTCGTCGCGCTGCAGACCGGTTCGCTGATCAAGCAGCTCGGCGCCGAGTCGTTCACCGGAGCCACCAGCGTGCTCGCCACCGTGCAGCAGGCCGCGCCGGTGGTGACCGCGCTGATCATCGCGGGCGCGGCCGGGTCGGCGGTCGCCGCCGATCTCGGCGCGCGCACCATCCGCGAGGAGATCGACGCCATGGAGGTGCTCGGCGTCGATCCGGTGGCGCGGCTGGTCGTTCCGAGGGTGCTCGGCATGACGCTGGTCGCGGTGCTGCTCAACGGGTTGGTGTCGGTCGTCGGCATCGCGGGCGGCTATTTCTTCAACGTGCTGCTGCAGGGCGGAACGCCCGGCGCGTACCTCTCGTCGTTCTCCGCGCTGGCGCAGTTGCCCGACCTGTGGATCGGCGAGATCAAGGCGGCGATCTTCGGTCTGCTCGCCGGGGTGATCGCCGCGTACAAGGGGTTGCATCCCAAAGGGGGGCCGAAAGGAGTCGGTGACGCGGTGAACCAATCCGTGGTGATCACATTCCTGGTCCTCTTCTTCGTCAATCTCGTTCTGACACTGGTCTACCTGCAGGTCGTCCCGGCCAAGGGCTCCTGA